One part of the Nostoc sp. PCC 7120 = FACHB-418 genome encodes these proteins:
- the patD gene encoding heterocyst frequency control protein PatD, translating into MSLNLEKYQSLVTLLLEFRQGINTNQIVATEASQRLAGLKQLFGEEIAPLAEEDARIQSYKTEISKQLRLLEVDVMFLQGARQPSTVQTRINIISDRLNTLIQYCQAILQQKPPDTNED; encoded by the coding sequence ATGTCTTTAAATCTTGAAAAATATCAGAGCCTAGTAACATTACTACTGGAGTTCCGTCAGGGGATCAACACGAATCAAATCGTCGCCACAGAAGCAAGCCAGCGTCTAGCTGGGTTAAAGCAACTCTTTGGGGAAGAAATCGCACCTTTAGCTGAGGAGGATGCACGTATACAGTCCTATAAGACAGAAATTAGCAAACAATTGCGTCTGCTAGAAGTAGATGTGATGTTTTTACAAGGAGCGCGACAACCGTCTACAGTACAAACAAGAATAAATATAATTAGCGATCGCCTCAATACTCTAATTCAATATTGCCAAGCCATACTGCAACAAAAGCCACCAGATACAAATGAAGATTAG